A part of Bubalus bubalis isolate 160015118507 breed Murrah chromosome 6, NDDB_SH_1, whole genome shotgun sequence genomic DNA contains:
- the LOC102407340 gene encoding olfactory receptor 10J5, which translates to MQRKNFTEVAEFIFLGFSIFGNHQITLFVVFLITYIFTLTGNIIVITVICIDRHLHTPMYFFLSMLSSSETVYTLVIIPRMLSGLIFYNQPISLGSCATQMFFFAFLAANNCFLLTVMGYDRYVAICKPLRYTVFMNKGVCGRLVCGSFGTGLVMAVLHVTAMFNLPFCGTVVDHFFCDIYPVMKLSCIDTTINEIINYGVSSFVIIVPVVLVFISYILIISSILKIPSVEGRKKTFATCASHLTVVVVHYGCAAIAYLKPKSENAIEKDLLLSVTYTIITPLLSPVVYSLRNKEVKDALYRAVGRISS; encoded by the coding sequence ATGCAGAGAAAGAACTTCACAGAAGTGGCAGAATTCAtcttcttgggattctccatttTTGGAAATCACCAGATAACCCTCTTTGTGGTTTTCCTCATCACCTACATTTTCACTCTGACTGGGAACATCATTGTTATCACAGTCATCTGCATTGACCGTCACCTCCACACTCCCATGTACTTCTTTCTGAGCATGCTGTCTAGCTCCGAGACGGTGTACACACTGGTCATCATCCCACGAATGCTTTCTGGTCTCATTTTTTATAACCAGCCTATATCTTTGGGAAGCTGTGCAACTCAGATGTTCTTTTTTGCCTTCTTGGCCGCTAATAATTGCTTCTTGCTCACAGTAATGGGCTATGACCgttatgtggccatctgcaagcccctGAGGTACACAGTCTTCATGAACAAAGGAGTGTGTGGTAGGTTAGTCTGTGGGTCCTTTGGCACTGGCCTTGTTATGGCAGTTCTCCATGTAACGGCCATGTTCAACTTGCCCTTCTGTGGCACCGTGGTGgaccacttcttctgtgacattTACCCAGTCATGAAACTTTCTTGTATTGATACCACTATCAATGAGATCATCAATTATGGTGTAAGTTCATTTGTGATTATTGTGCCTGTTGTCCTGGTCTTCATTTCTTACATCCTCATTATCTCTTCCATCCTTAAGATACCCTCAGTCGAGGGCCGCAAGAAGACCTTTGCCACGTGTGCCTCTCACCTCACTGTGGTCGTTGTCCACTACGGCTGTGCCGCCATTGCCTACCTCAAGCCCAAATCAGAAAATGCAATAGAAAAAGATCTTCTTCTCTCTGTGACCTACACCATCATCACTCCCCTGCTGAGCCCTGTTGTTTATAGTCTTAGGAACAAGGAGGTCAAGGATGCCCTGTATAGAGCTGTGGGCAGAATCAGTTCATAA